TTAGCAACTTACTTTTTGAGGACTGGTTTTGATTTTGGGTATCTTTACTCCACGGCCACGATGAGACTGCTCGTGATCACATTCCAGGTCTTCCAAGCGCTGTGTGAGAGCAAGCTTCTGCTGGATGGCCATGCGGAGCAGAGAGTTCAGAGTCTTTTTCTCATCCTCTGCTGCTGCCAGCTGCCTCTGCATCTCATCCAGCTGAGTAACATACTCATCAcatctgcagagagagaaataggaaGAAAATGGTTACGAATAGCAGTTCAAAATACACAGCACACATATTACAGCGAATGGCTGATGAATGTACCTGGTAGCAAACATCGCCCTCAGAGAGGAAAAGGTGGCTGCATCCTCCTTCAGAGCCTTTAGCTCATTCCTCAGCTTCATCATTGTCTCTGTCACAATAGTCTTCTCATTTTCATACTTGCTCTTCAGGTTAGCCAAGGCTACTTCTGCAgtctggacaaaaaaaaagtcacataaaACTATGAAGACTTTTCTTTTGGCAATGCTTGACATGTACCTTACTGTAACCATAAAAGCTTCTCTTAAACATTCCGTATTTTACATGCAACAagtttaaatacaataaaataatttctacTGTCTGTTCAGCcttgttatttttgttcttgCCATAAGAAGGCACTAAATCTttatacactcaaacacaagcGATGCTAATTTTCTTCAAACGTATTCAACTGGAATAATTTATTACCTTTGGTTTTTACTGGTAagaaatgtatgtaatgtatgtaagtAGTACGAGTAGTGTAATTTGTCTGATGCATAAAgttgagatttaaaataaaaatttaaggtTAGCTAATAACATCTACATGCTACTTGgctatgttttgttttagacCTGTAAGCTTTGTGATAACTTCAGAACTTTCACAGGATGGCTAGCATATGCATTACAAGCTAACATTTTTGTAACAATGCTAGCTACCTAGCTATAAGAGGGCAAGACGTTTACACAAGTTAGCTGGTTGAAGGTATGTTGAAGAATGTTAAAAGGCTATACCACATACAAACTAATTTAATACAACAAATCCAACCTAAATTTTACTTAAAAGTTTGAAGAATTCTAAAGGGAGAGTCATTTCTTTATGAATATAAAAGTTGTAAATAAAGCTATGGCCACTAAAtacaacatacacataaatacacatctGATGCACTTTAAATTAAGATGGAATATTTGGAATCATTTCAGAGTAGCCTAATAAGTGAATTCTTGATAAACTGAATTATTATAATTGGTTTGACATACAGATTTTACATCATATCGATGCCCACTGGGGCCTTCATTCTACTGGCATAACCCCAAGTTacattatatgaaataaatggaCTATTCATACCTGTTTATTGGCTTTAAGTACGAGCCGGAGTGTAGCTATCTGTTCTCGCTTCGTGCTCAATAGGGACTTCAGCTTGAGGATTTCCTCCATACAGGCCTCCTTGTCCTTGTCGAAGATGGGTGCCAGCTCCCGAGCAGCAGCCCTCTGTCTGGACAGTTGCAGTGAACGGTCCACAGCTCTCTGCAAGTGCTTGATCTGGTCCCGAATAATGGCGTTCAGGTTGTAAATATTCAAAGGCTCTTTGCGAAGATCTCCGCTTGCCTCTGGTAAGAGTGAAACAGAGGTTGAGGCACTGTGGAGCGGGGAGCCAAACGGGCTTCTGTTTGGACTCACTGTCTCTGCTTTACCTCCTTCACCTAATGCTTCCTTCAAGGGTGAGTCATGAGGACTCCGAGAAGGATCTGACGAGTTGGCAGCGGCAAGTCGACGGGCAAGGCGTGGAGACAGCAATGCACGTGGGTCATCAGTGCCTTTAAGACTCCCGCTACGTGTAACACGACTCTGGCGGTAGTAATCTAGCATCACACGATTGGGTGTTTCGTTGTTGCACAAACAGACATGATGGTAGAGCTGGGCAAGTTCTTCGCTGAAGGTAACTAACTCATCCTGAGCAGCGTTCAGCATGGCTTGACTCTCACTGGACATGGATGATGTGCATCGGAGCTCGGCCTCTAGGCTTGCGATTCGCTCACGGCTCTCACGATAATCCTTCTCCagtgatgtcacatgttcatAAAGTGCTTGCAGTTTCCCCTCACTTTGGCTACGCTCTTCTGATTGGTTCTCCACAGACTGATTGTACTTTTCCTTTAAGGCTTTTAGCTCAGCTTTCAAGTCTATGACTTCTGTAACAGCTACCTTATACTTGCATTCCAGGATCTCGATGCCATTAATGTCGATGTCGTACTCACGACAGCCATTCATTGGAGTGTcccctttctctgtctcctcAGCATCCAGCTCCTTATCACTGCACAGACGTTTCATAGCATTGACACGAGCTGTAAGGCAATTCACACGCTTGTGCTGCTCCGTTAGTGCCCCCTGTGTGTGCTGTAGCTGGGTCTGAGACTCCTGCAGGCTGGTCAGCAGGGTGCCCTTTTCTCGCTCCACCTAATGGATGGGAGGATACATATGAAATTAATAGAAGAACCACTGCATAGTTTAAATGTTTCAGTAATCTCAGgtacactgtatatattgttGAGCTATTTCCCTTTTATTGTTTTAGCAACATATTGCATTCTTTTCCTTCTAGTTCTATACTGCAGTTTAAATATGAGACAAAAAGgtacagcttgtcatgttatgGATTAAATCTGAAGTCTCTCCCATGTCTCTACAAAGTGCTGATGCTTCCATAAATGCTAAATGTTAAATGCTAAACTTACCTACTTCCGGGACACAGCATTACATTAACGATTACAAGTTTTTATCTGTGACATAACACTTAGTTATTTGTTATTTAGTTTAGAGTATAATATACATCCCTCAGTTGATagaaattatttacataatgGTGTAGAttagtacattaaaaaaaatatattattgaccgtcattttattccttacttgtAGATAACAAATGTAGTGTGTTTGAGCTATAAATATAGATTGTATGAGAATGGGGTAGGGTTGATGGTGACATgttaacagatttatttttcatttcctttatttttgaTCTACTAAGAAATAGCAGGTTATGGATTTTTGCCTCTCTTACACCGAGACTGACATTCAAATCTTCTGGTTATATTTggtttgtattaatattaacctTTTCCTTATTCTGTATTCTATGAATCATAgacaataaaaaattcaagactaCTAAACAATCTAAACCTAAATAACTAGTAGTACTGACTAAAGACATTTCTTCCTGGTCTATTAAGGTACAATCTTTTTATTAAGAGACAATGAAGTACATGGGATACAATTTCACTTCCTTAATATGATACACTTTATAGataatattagatataatatatactttaaCTTATAGATCTCAACAAAAAGACAGACGTGCTATTTTACTGTATGCTTAATAGTTCCCCAAGTTGTAATGTAAATTTAGCATATCATAGTGTGTGGTCCTTTACTTGAAATGAGTGCTGCTTAATTGCTTTCTGATCAGCCAATGGATTGGTAAATaatctattttaaatattagattGAATTTCAATAGAAATATCTTTGGAGGATATCCAGGAAAACTGGAAATAAACATATGAAGGAAAGGGATTAACCTCATACAGTAGCTGTGTTTGACATAAGAAAATATGCaacaatacagtgtgtgtgtgtgtgtgtgtgtgtgtgtgtgtgtgtgtgtgtgtgtgtgtgtgttttatgcatgtgtgtgtaaaatatattacaagttacacaaatatatataacataagctttgtggaagttttgaggatGGTTTTTTTGTAAACTAGAGACtattgtgtgaaaatcccaggagattagCAGTATCTTAAATACTGAATAGTAGTGATAGCAGTGGTAGcgcaagtggttaaggctctgggttgttgataaTAACGTTAAGGTTCAAGGTGatattgctgggcccctgagtaaggcccttaaccctctctgctccaaggACACAACAGCATGGTTGAACATGTGTTTTCACCTCAACTTCCATAGCTGGGACATGCAAAttaataatttcactgtgctgtaatttatatggtacaaaataaagacttcttctTCAACTCAAACCATCCCATCTGTCACCAGCAACCATGCCacggttaaagtcacagagctcACACTTCTGTCCACATTCTGATTCATGATGTGACTATAAACTGATGCTCTTGGCCAGTTTCTAACTCATTTTATCTATTGTCCTACATGATTGGCTAACTGGATAACTGCACGAGTGAGCAGATGatcaggtgttcctattaaagtggaatGTGAGTGTCACTTGTGTGCTTGAATTTTGATTCAACTAGATTTTAGTTGTACTTTTATAAGCTTATATTCAGTACTAATGTGATTGACacttaataattcatttaataataaatactaaataaattaaactatttaaatattattaatatttttatttaaatgtagttATACTGTCTCTTAAATTTGATTGTCTTGAATCTAGACATCATGACTCATGAGAGCATTTAGTATGACTAAAGTGTAGTTATGTGGAAGTGTAGCTATGAATAGGTTGACTCATAACAATAACGTTAGTCACGATTCTCCAAATTCGGATTAGGATATCCTGTTCcttaaatctatctatctatctatctatctatctatctatctatctatctatctatctatctatctatctatctatctatctatctatctatctatctatctatctatctatctatctatctatctatctatttatttatggcATCTTCGGTACTAATATATAGCTCTGTATATAGAAGATTCTGTTATCACTGGTAGAGTTTCTATCCCTGTCCCCGACTGTTTCCAACTTAACATGCCAAggtgctcacacacacccacccacccacacacacacacacacacacacacacacacacacacacacacacacacacacacacacacacacagtgtaggatGACCTTTTGGCTGTACATATAAGCACTGACAGATGGAAATCTGTGGATCTGATGATACTACAccctaataataaacataccTGCTGTCTTTGTTGAAATACATcacttattttctattttttctacaTACCAACAGTACATTAAAAATTCACACAAAATGCACAATCCAGATTTTGTGATTGTATCATAGAAATGAAAAACGCACACGGATGGGAGTGAGGTTTCTTAATCTAACTCTGGAGCATCATCACAAATGTTACTTTTACAGCTCCACTTCccataaataataaacttacTAAATCCACTCATGAATCATATCTGGATTCAAGACAATCGACTTTCAAATCCCACTGCAGTGTTGGTATAAGTACATTGCCTAGAAATCGAAACAAACCATGTCATCTGTCTTGGCGAAAggctttctttatttcttttctttttttctttcctaataATGCATTTTCCATAGGCCATCCTGTCTAGAGTCATATTAGTAGTTTACTGAGTGACTGACAGGCCAGGTAATGCTTCAGATGATGCTGTGTGCTTATATGAAAAGTTCCTGTTAGAAGCCGGCCTTCCTTTCAGAATAAAAAGCTCATTATGCGACTGTAGTCAATAACTACTCATTAATGTAGATAGTGTATAAAAAGCCAGTTCTTGCTCTAAATACGCTATTGATTTATCTGCGAGGATCTTGGATTGAATTTGGAAAGTTACTAGGTTAAGGCTTTAAATGCAGTTATATATTTTTGAGCTTACGGCTGCATAAAATTGTAATCATAGCCATTATAAATCCATTCTCCAAACCTCATCCAAATTAACTGATgtctgttttaaaaacaaaataaacttcaTTTTATCCACAGAATAATACAGTGCACCATCAAACTTCAACGAACAAAACTCTATGCAATTTATGTTTCCACCCAGAAAAAAAGGTGTAATTAATAAACGAAGGCAAGTATTATGACTGTGGTGATATTATAATTAACTGATGAGCTGGGTGAGACTAAAGAGTAAACTTAAAGAGTAGAAAATAACCTTTCCTGATAATCCTAATTATGTCTGAAatttattatatgactacagactagagatataaaaagtAGTGTACACagacattttaacaaaaaaaggaaaaactggCTTTAATTCTCAGAATAAATGTCTTCTTTTTCAGGCAAAAGACATAAGATCAAGCTTCTGATTGTGACTAACCTGTAAGAGTTGCTGTTTGAGTTTTTGGATTTCAGACAGATTGAGTTCGCTGAACAAATCAGATACAGGGTTCAGTGTCGGACGGTGGTAGTCACCATTCATCTTTGGCCCATGGCCGTTACATCCGTTACACCTGTTACTGTCCTCGTTATTAGGACTAGAGCCGGAGGCCAAGGTGCCGTTAGTGGTTGGCTCCTCTGAATACTTTAATCCCTCCACCACAGAGATGGGGATCTGTGTGCCTGTTCCATACACACTGTCCGTCAGGCTCTGATGGTGGGCTAGCTCCTTCCTCAGGCTGTTCTTCTGTTCTCTTTCACTTTTTAGAGCATCCAGTGCCTCTTCTAATTGTCTCTCAGAGATGTCCTTCAAACGCAACGCGTCATCTAATTGGCTGTTTAGCAGAACTGTTTCTTCCTCCAATACTTTGATTTCATGCTTTAATCCCTCATACTCCACCTGTGAAAAGAAGGATTTGCCTTATGTAAGGACTAAAACATGATGGTGAAAGCTCTTATAGAAAAATAGTTAATAACAGGGTGGTGTACTGGCAGACAGGCCATTACCACCATAAAGTTATTTCTTTTCCACATCATACATACATGTTGTGGATTGTCcacaaaacaagttagttcctgttatcacttatacattagcagctataaataaaataggcATATTGTCATGTTTGCAGAGAAATGACAAAACCCTCCGTGCTGAAGAATAACCTCTGACTTAGCTCTATCTGTTACAAAGCACAGACTCTGGAGACTACTTTTAGCAATACAAGATAAATCTCCATGCTGTAAAGCTCtccatatttttttccccaattacTGAATGTTCCAATTAAAGCTCTCTAATTACAGTGTGAATAAAGGCCATTATGTCATGTAGGCCATTATGTCATAGATATTATACTACTGCAGATATATTACTATAAATATACTAACATAATGCATTAGAATTAGTGCAATAATATAAAGTCTGACACTATTATTTGCCACTGActcttatttctttatttctcttaaaaAACATCAGGGTTAAACCGAGAACCCTGATGGGTTGTTGAATGTCTCCCTGAGGAAACCCACCAGGATTCTATATAAAAAGCAACAGCAGTGTATTTCTCTGCCAGATAAagtcgaaaaataaaaatcctttaaactttaaaaggtCTAAACTATAAAAACGTTATAGAAACCATTTTTTTCTAGGGGTCTACGTGAATATGGTatgcagtgtgcagtgtagcTGTTCCTCATATAAGCAATTTGTCTGAAATAGCTTTTGGGTAGCATTTACAAGTTTCtttgtgtaaatgttcattcattcagttaaAAGTTGACCAGTGGTCAAAAGGAAAAAGCAAGTGTGTAAGTgactgtttctttgtgtgtgctCACCTGGTTCTGCTTAAGTGTGGACACCAGTTTCTGTAGGGTGATGTTCTCCTCCTCCAGCTCAGTGTAGTCCTGTAGCAATCGGGCTTCTCTGAACTTATACTCTTTAATCTCTTCTTTCATCCTGCTCTTCTGCAGCTCCAGCATCTCGTTACTCTGTGGAGAATAATGACATGGCAAGAGAGGAAACAGCATCTTGTTATTCTCTAACTAACAAGAGGGAAAGTAGATCTGAGCATCTTTCCAACTATATTACAAGCACAGAGAGATGGAGGACAATACACTTTGGCATTGGCATTACCATTCACTTGAAGCAGCCAACAAAAGTGCTAATATGTCTAGAGTAGTTAATTAAACTTGTATGCCTCCTGGTGGTGCAGCGGCAGGATCCCCTGTTCTCATTGCCCTGGCCCAGGTTCAATTCCCGGGCAGGGAGGTAACCCCGCTACTGCAGAGTAAACTCTCAGTGCCTGTCCGAAGTCCTGATAAAAAAatggttgcatcaggaagggcaaaACCTGTGCCAAACCTAAAATATGGACCACGTGATCGGCTGTGGTGACCCCGAacagagagcagagggaagAAGTTAATTAAACTTATTGAAAATTTTTACCCCAATACCACATATGCTGTACATGTAATCATTATCACATAACACCTTTGTAATGTTTCATTACTCTTATTGAATGGTGTTCTCATTCTGTCCATATTTCTGCTAATGTGGATGCTGGGTTATAAATTGCTCTCCTTGTAAGGAAACCCTGATGTCTGCATTCCCTCCCTCACTGAATACTCTATATAGAGAAAATAGAACAAAGAAATGTCCAGATGCAGAAACAGCTGAATGTGAcagtgataaataaatgaagataaATGTCGCCTTGGGGTAAAACCATTACTATGCTTTTTGTATGGTGCAGGaacattacatatatatatatatatatatatatatatatatatatatatatatatatatatatatatatatatatatatataaagaatacaGAGTTTGTGTTTAGTGTAGTCTAGAAATTTAGAATGTGTAACTTCACTTCATGTAACATTTCCACTTTAACCAGACAGTCCATAACAACATTCCTACAGTGGCACAACTTCTGATTAAAATCTCAGATTGTAAACGCTTTGAAAAGAATTACATGAAACTCAGAAttaacaatgtttatttttaattgtttaactATTATAACATTACCTGGATATGTACCTGCCCCTATGTGGCTGTCCCTAAGCCTTACATACTAATAACTagaatatatcatatatatgtCCAATTAGACACAAATGAAGAGTTAATCTAACACAAATTTAATACAACACTGTAGATATGTGTAATTGTAGGAGGTTTGGAACAAAATTAGAtgtaatttgtctttttttcattgCTATTtaatacatctttttttttgctgggaTTTGAATCAGTGCCATCTCTGGTTTAGATACTTGGAGACCATCGTTATTCTCTGAAAATATTCACACGTTTCCAAACACTGCTGATCCGTGCAAACATGCAGGGTGAAATCCCTGTGCTGAGTGAAGATGCTCACAGAAGTGCTGATTCAgaaactagtgtgtgtgtgtgtgtgagtgtgtgtgtgtgtgtgtgtgtgtgtgtgtgtgtgtgtgtgtgtgtgtgtgtgtgtgtgtgtgtgtgtgtgtgtgcttgtagcTGAGTTTGGAGTCTGGCCAGGTCCTGTAGAGTGAAGTGAATCTTCCTCTATTTTATACACTGTGCAGCCATTTGAGCTCTGCACTGATCCATCTCTACCGTTTCTCTATCAGCTCCTCGCCATCTGGTTTTCTAACTTTATATACTTCATAcaacactaaataaatatttctcagTAATCTATACTAATCCATACAATATTTTTAGATGAATTGTACAACTATTTATACAGTACTAATCTCCAGTACGCTAAAGCCcagtgaagattttttttaacactataAAATGTCATATTAGGCAGTTACACAGTATTAGGCCATCAACAGTGACCTTGAAAGCTGAGTAGTGTTATTGATTAGTGTGTACAACTCAGCGTTCACAGAGGATGTGTTGAATCAGTGTAGATTCACAGCATAGCTGAGTCTACAGCTACAAATGAGCTGGATGTAAAGTCCTGAGGATTACTGAACAATTCTCACCCAGTAGGATGCAATTGTCACATTGTTAATTagggactatacacacacacacacactggggtcAGCAGCAGTGCACCAGCATGATGCTGGATCTGACCCAGAATGTGACACAGACCAGAATgctggaataaaataaacctcTGCATCATAATGAAAAAACATAATTCAGAGGTACAAAGAGATAAATGATATATAAGGTTATTTTCATGTACATTCTGAAGAACATCGCTTCTTCAGTGAGCTGCAAAGCCTTAGATgctaacagacagaaaaaatcTGTATTGTCTCAGCTCATGTTGATGAGAGTTTCTGTTTATTCACCCCTTTTTATcaatttttaaattacatttgtcTTTAAAGACTGAGCTTTGCAATGTTTTATTAAGTAAAGCATTTCATTCATAAAGtacaggggaaaaaacaactaATACATGACACAAACAATACTTGGATAAAACAGTCAGGAGACACGACTCGGTTGTAAAAAGAGATTAAACCTAGAGGGTATATAAGTTTAAGTTCGTGAAAAATctgaagaagaaataatattcTGTGTTCTGGTGAAAATCGTATGTTACTCATATGAAACTTATAGTACTAGAAAacctctgtgtgtatatttgtgtgtatatttgtgtctttgtgCCGACCTCAGGACATTCCCCTTATTCCTGAGCTCAGTAACAGATTTGCCCTCTACAATAGCCCATGGCGACAGTCTCTGACCCTGACACCACCCCTGGCCTATGATGACTGCTGActcaaacacaataacacacatgcgcacactcTGAATGACTTCAGTCAAGACCTGAAGGctaatacatacacatatgtgTAATGAGCAGTACTCAGTAGTTAAGACTTTAAACAACTGATCAGAGGGTGAGAAAACCCCAACACTACCAATCTGCTACTGTTAGGTGGTTGAGCAACTGTTTATGTTGTGTTGGATAAAACTTTTCAGAAAATTGTAAATCTAATGCAGGTACATCACACGGACATAATTTAACATGGACATAAATCCCCGTAGAATTATCTCCATTTTAATACGATCTCCAATTTTCTAGGAAAACTGACCTCTCTTAATTCCTGGATTAGCATGTTAAGGCGTTcgctctctgcctgtgtgtttgaAGCCACTGAGCGACTCAGATTGAGATCTGTCTGCAACTCCAGCAGGCGATTCTTGTAGTATGCCTCTTTGGAGGCAGACTCTTGCAGAAGCGTCTCCTCATTCGTCTCACCGTCCTCTGCCACTTTACGCTGGTTAGAGTACGCCTGGCCAAATGCCTGCAGAAACCAAATAGATAAAGATTAGTCACCAAGACAGAAGCCAAattagcagttttttttatgagaTAAAGAATGGTTACAGATTTCAATCACTGATCCTTGTGAATGAAAAAACTTGATGAACTTTTCAACACAAAGATGTGTCCTAGGTTCTCCTCACCTGCACAGGCGCCTGACCACTGCAGGTACACTTGAAGGTAAATGAGATAATATTTCAACACCTTGCTCtgatcaataaaataaagaattctCCTGACACAGGTTTTTCTCTACTGATTGACACCTCATGCATTGATTGGAAAACAACACAGATACATAGAAGTTTTAAAAAGCTAGAAGTTCAGGATCGGGAAATCATGATCAGGAGAAAAGGCTCTCTGTTCAGAAAACAGCCGCGTCAATACATCTTTAAGAACAGAttaagtaatatttattataccATTGCACTGTTggattctcaaatctgattggtcagaaggtgaccAACAACAGCGCTAACAGAAGTTCTGTAGTTAACAGAAGTACAGAATTTCTAATCACAAGTTTCTATTAATGTACATGTTCTTATATGTACATGTTCTGATCTCATGTGGCAGATGATCTGGCTAATAAAACAAGATTGAGATGAAGTTCTCTATATCGATATATTTAtctaacatttatggaagattTGAGTATAATCCTTAAGTATAAGCTCTATTTAACATGAATGTGAAATCCTCAGGAAAGTGGACTGTCAGCTTTTTTGTATGATTCAGACCACTCGAACCATTTTATTATACCATATTAACTGGAACATTATCATACTTAAAAAAAGGAGGTACAATATAAAAACCAAATCTTTCTGCCATCTCTAGTGTTTCTTTACCTAGTTTTCTCTGGAGCTATTATATACTGAAGATAAATGGAGATTCTACAGCAGGCTCCcacctgacaaaaaaaatcaatggatTGCTCACGGGGAAAAATAGAGGGAAAGAAACAGTATGTCATGAAGGGCAAAAAAAATCGATGCAGTACGAGAAGAGATGAAAAGTTGCTGAAAAGGCACAGAGCATATTATTAGACATACTCTGCACATGCTGCCCTCATCCTATTTCTACCAGGATGCTGAGATATGTTTCAAACGTGAATATTTTACGCATTTACTTTTATACAGAGTTCTATGTATACATGGGTTAAAAATCATGtaactgaaagaaaagaaagaaagaaa
The DNA window shown above is from Tachysurus fulvidraco isolate hzauxx_2018 chromosome 13, HZAU_PFXX_2.0, whole genome shotgun sequence and carries:
- the bicd1a gene encoding protein bicaudal D homolog 1 isoform X2, producing the protein MAAGGGCAESADEYRAEVERLSRELADANREKIRAAECGLAVLEENQSLKQHCAELEAEQEALRRELEQLQEAFGQAYSNQRKVAEDGETNEETLLQESASKEAYYKNRLLELQTDLNLSRSVASNTQAESERLNMLIQELRESNEMLELQKSRMKEEIKEYKFREARLLQDYTELEEENITLQKLVSTLKQNQVEYEGLKHEIKVLEEETVLLNSQLDDALRLKDISERQLEEALDALKSEREQKNSLRKELAHHQSLTDSVYGTGTQIPISVVEGLKYSEEPTTNGTLASGSSPNNEDSNRCNGCNGHGPKMNGDYHRPTLNPVSDLFSELNLSEIQKLKQQLLQVEREKGTLLTSLQESQTQLQHTQGALTEQHKRVNCLTARVNAMKRLCSDKELDAEETEKGDTPMNGCREYDIDINGIEILECKYKVAVTEVIDLKAELKALKEKYNQSVENQSEERSQSEGKLQALYEHVTSLEKDYRESRERIASLEAELRCTSSMSSESQAMLNAAQDELVTFSEELAQLYHHVCLCNNETPNRVMLDYYRQSRVTRSGSLKGTDDPRALLSPRLARRLAAANSSDPSRSPHDSPLKEALGEGGKAETVSPNRSPFGSPLHSASTSVSLLPEASGDLRKEPLNIYNLNAIIRDQIKHLQRAVDRSLQLSRQRAAARELAPIFDKDKEACMEEILKLKSLLSTKREQIATLRLVLKANKQTAEVALANLKSKYENEKTIVTETMMKLRNELKALKEDAATFSSLRAMFATRCDEYVTQLDEMQRQLAAAEDEKKTLNSLLRMAIQQKLALTQRLEDLECDHEQSHRGRGVKIPKIKTSPQKIVSSLLHQYRHTPDK
- the bicd1a gene encoding protein bicaudal D homolog 1 isoform X1, which gives rise to MAAGGGCAESADEYRAEVERLSRELADANREKIRAAECGLAVLEENQSLKQHCAELEAEQEALRRELEQLQEAFGQAYSNQRKVAEDGETNEETLLQESASKEAYYKNRLLELQTDLNLSRSVASNTQAESERLNMLIQELRESNEMLELQKSRMKEEIKEYKFREARLLQDYTELEEENITLQKLVSTLKQNQVEYEGLKHEIKVLEEETVLLNSQLDDALRLKDISERQLEEALDALKSEREQKNSLRKELAHHQSLTDSVYGTGTQIPISVVEGLKYSEEPTTNGTLASGSSPNNEDSNRCNGCNGHGPKMNGDYHRPTLNPVSDLFSELNLSEIQKLKQQLLQVEREKGTLLTSLQESQTQLQHTQGALTEQHKRVNCLTARVNAMKRLCSDKELDAEETEKGDTPMNGCREYDIDINGIEILECKYKVAVTEVIDLKAELKALKEKYNQSVENQSEERSQSEGKLQALYEHVTSLEKDYRESRERIASLEAELRCTSSMSSESQAMLNAAQDELVTFSEELAQLYHHVCLCNNETPNRVMLDYYRQSRVTRSGSLKGTDDPRALLSPRLARRLAAANSSDPSRSPHDSPLKEALGEGGKAETVSPNRSPFGSPLHSASTSVSLLPEASGDLRKEPLNIYNLNAIIRDQIKHLQRAVDRSLQLSRQRAAARELAPIFDKDKEACMEEILKLKSLLSTKREQIATLRLVLKANKQTAEVALANLKSKYENEKTIVTETMMKLRNELKALKEDAATFSSLRAMFATRCDEYVTQLDEMQRQLAAAEDEKKTLNSLLRMAIQQKLALTQRLEDLECDHEQSHRGRGVKIPKIKTSPQKSLVDCQQPAASVPPHSRQVRSARVYTARSTNIVITLQENKLQDATSGLPCDPFKCLAHRSNIPGP